One genomic window of Nicotiana sylvestris chromosome 10, ASM39365v2, whole genome shotgun sequence includes the following:
- the LOC104210834 gene encoding uncharacterized protein, with product MHKAEQDRRLIQFLMGLNEVYTVVRGSILMMNPIPSMAQAFSLLIQDEKQYEMRPSNHMVAESISLHANATGNANNSRNNNFRTNYPPNSNFPNTNRSKPFCDYCKRPEHTKDKYFKLHGYPQTSNNNQNFKYDKNKRVMANAHSNLSDKISGKTEEFGPKDENQNLNLSKEQYSQLINILQHFNTRSRGEGSHNTNHGAGSVNLAAGNMNFAGPFNEKASGDCKIGMVCISCAPFV from the exons ATGCACAAGGCCGAACAAGATAGGAGATTAATTCAATTCCTCATGGGGCTTAATGAAGTGTACACTGTAGTGAGAGGTAGCATTCTTATGATGAATCCTATTCCTTCAATGGCACAAGCCTTCTCTTTGCTCATTCAGGATGAAAAGCAGTATGAGATGAGACCTTCAAATCATATGGTTGCAGAGTCAATTTCCCTTCATGCTAATGCTACAGGAAATGCCAACAATTCCAGGAACAATAACTTCAGGACTAACTATCCTCCTAATTCCAATTTCCCAAATACAAATAGGTCAAAGCCTTTCTGTGACTACTGCAAACGTCcagaacataccaaagataaGTATTTCAAACTTCATGGTTATCCCCAGACttcaaacaacaatcaaaactTCAAGTACGATAAGAACAAAAGAGTTATGGCCAATGCACACTCCAACCTGTCTGATAAGATCTCTGGCAAGACTGAGGAGTTTGGACCCAAGGATGAAAATCAGAATCTGAATTTGTCCAAGGAACAATACAGCCAATTGATTAACATACTTCAGCATTTCAACACTAGGAGTAGAGGAGAAGGTTCTCATAACACAAATCATGGAGCTGGATCTGTAAATCTTGCTGCAGGAAACATGAACTTTGCAG GCCCCTTCAATGAAAAAGCCTCTGGAGATTGTAAAATAGGGATGGTCTGTATCTCTTGTGCTCCCTTTGTTTGA